TGCCACGAGGATCTCTCCTTCCACGGCGGATCGCGGCGCGGGATGGACAACTGCATTCTGTGCCACACCCCGGCCTACACGATCGGCGGGGTGACCGTGGAGAACACGAACCCCGAGACGGACAACACGATCGACATGACCCAGATGGTTCACAAGATCCACATGGGTGCGAATCTGCCGAGCGTGCAGGCGGGCAAGCCGTACCAGTTCGTAGGATTCGGCAACGCGCTGCATGATTACTCGAAGGTGGGCATGCCGTCGGGCGCCAGCAACTGCCAGTGGTGCCATGTGGAGAGGAACGAGAAAGCCACGCACAAGGACGCCTGGCTCACCAATCCGACGCGCGACGCCTGCGGCTCCTGCCATGACAACGTGAACTTCGCCACGGGCGAGGGCCACCTGGGCATTATCCAGATCTCGGACAACCAGTGCAGGAACTGCCACATTCCGAAGGGCGAGCTCGACTTCGACGCGTCGATCATGGGCGCGCACGTGCAGCCGCAGCTGTCCTCGCTGCTGCGCGGCGCGGTGGTCAACATCGAGCGGATCGAAAATGCGGCTCCGGGGCAGCGGCCGCGGATCACTTTCTCGCTGAAGGACCGCGCCGGCAAGGCCATGGCGATCACGGAGCTTCTGCCCGGCGCGGGGAACGCGCGGCTGGCCTTCACGCTGGCAGGCCCCACGTCCGACTACGGCACCGGCGTCGGCACGGCCACCACGCGCGGCTACGTCAATGAAACGGTGACGGCCGCGGCCGTTACGGGCACGACGGGCCTTTACACCTACACGATGAACACGGCCATCCCTGCCGATGCCAAGGGAACGTGGACCATCGCCGTGGAAGGCCGTTCGCATGAGCGGTTGCTGGAAGGCACGCTCAAAGAGAGGCTTGTCCAGGCGACGATCCCGAACCAGGTGAAGTACGTGTCGGTGGATGGCAGCCAGGTGGTTCCGCGCCGGGTGGTCACCACGACGGCCACCTGCAACGTCTGCCACGCGCGGCTGTGGTTCCTGCACGGGCAGAACCGCGACGAGATCGACAACTGCGTCATTTGCCACAACCCGAACATGACTGACGCGGCGCGGCGGCCCGCAGGCCAGGCGCCGCCGGAATCCATCAACTTCGCCACCATGATCCACCGGATCCACACGGGCGAAGAGCAGCCGCGCGAGTACACCGTGTACGGGTTCGGCAACGTGCCGCACAACTACAACCACATCCTTCTGCCCCCGCCGGCCACGGCGGCAAGCTGCAACCTCTGCCATGTCAACAACAGCCAGCAGGTGCCGTCTGGAGGCGTTCTGAGCGTGGTCGACCCGCGGGGCTGGCTGGATCCCATGCCGCCGACCTCGGCTGCCTGCCTGGGCTGCCATGCCAGCAAGGAAGCCGCTTCGCATGCCCTGGCGCATACCACCAGGCTCGGCGAGAGCTGCACGGTATGCCACGGGCCCAACGCCACCTACAGCGTGAACAAGGTCCACGCCCGCTAACGGGGTGATTGAACCGGAACCACGGGGCAGGCGTCCGGCGCGCCTGCCCCGAATCCATCCAGGGGAGTTCTCATGAGATTCCGCTTTGTGCCGCTGATCGCCGCCATCGCATGGGCGGGCTGGCTGGCGGCAGCGTCTGGCGGCCAGGAGCCCGCCAAGAAAGGTCAGGCTCCCGCCGCTGCGTCCGCTCCGGCCAAAAAGGAATACGTCGGGTCTGACACCTGCGCGGGCTGCCACGACGAGATCCACACGAGCTTCAAGAAGAACGCGCACATCATTCTCGAAACCAACAAGCGCCGCGGCTGGGAGGGCAAAGCCTGCGAGTCCTGCCACGGGCCGGGTTCGGTTCACTCGGAGACTGCGGCAGCCGAGGACATCCTCTCGCCCAGGAACATGCCCCCCGCGGCCATCGACCAGATGTGCCTCTCCTGCCACAAGAACCAGCAGACGCAGGTCGGGCGCATCCAGAGCGGCCACGCCCGTAACAGCGTGGCCTGCACGTCCTGCCACAACGTCCACAAGACCGGAGAAGAGGCCTCGGCGCGCCGGTTCCGCACGGCCGCCGGCGTCAACCAGAACTGCCGCGAGTGCCACATGGACGTCTGGGCCAGCTTCCAGAAACCGCACCGCCACCCGCTGCCGGAAGGCGCCATGTCCTGCACGGGCTGCCACAACCCGCATGCCAGCTTTCTCAACCGCAACATGCGCCTGGCCAGCGGCCAGCAGCCCGGCTGCTTCCAGTGCCACTCCAACATCCGCGGGCCCTTCGTCTTCGAGCACGCCCCCGTGCGCAACGAGCCCTGCACGATCTGCCACGAGCCGCACGGTTCGGCCAACCCGCGCATGATGATCCGTCATGAAGTGGCCAACCTCTGCCTGGAGTGCCACTCCAACGTCCAGTCGCCGCCGCGCGCCACGACGGCGGGCGGCGTGGCCATCGCCACGCACGACCTGCGGCTGCCGCGCTGGCGCAACTGCACGGCCTGCCACCAGAAGGTGCATGGATCCAACGTGAATGGAGCTTTGCTGCGATGAGACTTCTCCTGGCACTGGCCCTGCCGCTGGCGCTTCTGGCGCAGGGCGCGCCCCTTCCCAAGGAAGCGAACCGTTCCACGTCGAAGATCACGTCCAAGAAGCTCCGGAAAGTCCGGGCCGCGAAGAACCTGCCCGCCGCTCCCAAGACCGCGGCGGCTGAGGCGGCGGCGAAGCCCGCCGAGGTCACCGAGGCGGCCCAGACCCAGGCTGCCGCATCCGGCGCGGCGAAGAAGTGGGAAGTGAACCCGGAGCCGACGGGCACGGAGAGCGTGTTCGGCGGCCACATCGACCTGGGCGCCCGGTGGGTCAGCCGCACGGGCGACTTCCAGACCTACCGGAGCCTCGTCAACCTGAGCCAGGGCGTGCGCATGACCAACGGCCAGCTCCGGCTGGAACCGGAAAACTCCCGCTGGCTCGACAGCGGGCTGCTCACCATGACCGCCTGGGGCGGCGATCCCTACAACACCGCCCGGCTCGACGTCACCAAGCGGGGCGTTTACCGGCTGAACAGCACCTACTCGAACATCGCCCTGTTCAACGCGCTGCCTTCGTTCGCCAACATCGGACAGCCCGGCTCGCCGCAGTTCTTCAACCAGCGTACGATGGACACGCGCATCCGCAACTACGACAACGAGCTCACGCTGTTCCCCGGCACGCGCATCATGCCCTACATCGGCTTCAGCCGGAACACGAGCTTCGGCACCGGCATCACGCCGCTGGTGCTGAATCTGAACGAGTATCCGCTGCGCAACGTCATCGACTGGAGCCTGTACGAAGTCCGCGGCGGCATCCGGGTGGAACTGAGCCGTTTCCACGCCACCGTGGAGCAGGGCGGCCGGCGGTTCAGCGACGACCAGTTCGTCTACTCGACCGAGACGCTCGCCGGCAACCGTTCCACGCCTTATTTCGGGCAGATCCTGTCGCTCACCAACGGCAATCAGCTGTACCGCATCCGCGGCGAAGCCGAACACACGAAGGCGCTTGTCACGGCCTCGCCGTGGAACTGGCTGGATCTTTCCGGCAGCTTCATCCGCAGCCGTCCGAAGACCTACTCCGAGCTGAACCAGCTGCAGCAGGGCCGCATCGTGGACCCGAACAACCCGTTGCTGCTGCTCACCGGCACCACGGATTATTTCTTCGGCAACGCCACGATGCCGCACGTCTCCGGCAGCGGCGCCGCCGAGGCGCGGATCGGCTCCCGCATCCGCGTCCGCGAGAGCTGGGAAACGGACCGCTTCCACACCACGGGCATCAACACGCTGCGCTCGATCCAGTTCTTTACGCCCACGACTTCGGCTGCGCTCACTCTCACTGGAGGCGAGCGGCTCGAAGTGTCCCGCCACCGCCAGCAGATCGAAGCGATCTGGGACGTTTCGAAGCAGATCACCATCCGCGGCGGCCACCGCTATGAGTGGGGCCGTTCGCTCATGCGCGCCAGCACCTACTCCCAGGGCAACGCCTACGACCGGCTCGAGATGGAGCGGCAGGGCGGCGTGTTCGGGTTTGTCGTGCGCCCCGTCAAGCGCGTCAGCCTGCTCGGCGACCTCGAGTTCATCGACGGCATCAAGACTTACTACCGCACCGGCCTGTACGACCATACGAGGCTGCGCTTCCAGACGCGGTTCGAGCTGATGAAGAGCCTGTTCTTCAACGCCAACTACAGCTGGCTGACGAACGAGAACCCGAACCCCGACGTGAAGTTCTGGTATCACGCCGACGCCATCACGGGAAGC
This DNA window, taken from Bryobacteraceae bacterium, encodes the following:
- the mtrF gene encoding cytochrome c; translated protein: MKWTLAALVLITSTVLVSSPQSPFTPRDKAFYADEATINFVRPGLVFKVLSHEIAADGTVRVRYRITDPRGVPLEREGINTPGPVSISFVLAVLPNDGSHYRAYTTRLKTSTWPATAGKRARQASADSGGTHTKVADGEYIYTFGTKLPVGYDRTATHAISMYGNRNLSEFDLGVNYATDNYYFVPDGSPVRRTRQVTVTESCNKCHEDLSFHGGSRRGMDNCILCHTPAYTIGGVTVENTNPETDNTIDMTQMVHKIHMGANLPSVQAGKPYQFVGFGNALHDYSKVGMPSGASNCQWCHVERNEKATHKDAWLTNPTRDACGSCHDNVNFATGEGHLGIIQISDNQCRNCHIPKGELDFDASIMGAHVQPQLSSLLRGAVVNIERIENAAPGQRPRITFSLKDRAGKAMAITELLPGAGNARLAFTLAGPTSDYGTGVGTATTRGYVNETVTAAAVTGTTGLYTYTMNTAIPADAKGTWTIAVEGRSHERLLEGTLKERLVQATIPNQVKYVSVDGSQVVPRRVVTTTATCNVCHARLWFLHGQNRDEIDNCVICHNPNMTDAARRPAGQAPPESINFATMIHRIHTGEEQPREYTVYGFGNVPHNYNHILLPPPATAASCNLCHVNNSQQVPSGGVLSVVDPRGWLDPMPPTSAACLGCHASKEAASHALAHTTRLGESCTVCHGPNATYSVNKVHAR
- the omcK gene encoding cytochrome c, yielding MRFRFVPLIAAIAWAGWLAAASGGQEPAKKGQAPAAASAPAKKEYVGSDTCAGCHDEIHTSFKKNAHIILETNKRRGWEGKACESCHGPGSVHSETAAAEDILSPRNMPPAAIDQMCLSCHKNQQTQVGRIQSGHARNSVACTSCHNVHKTGEEASARRFRTAAGVNQNCRECHMDVWASFQKPHRHPLPEGAMSCTGCHNPHASFLNRNMRLASGQQPGCFQCHSNIRGPFVFEHAPVRNEPCTICHEPHGSANPRMMIRHEVANLCLECHSNVQSPPRATTAGGVAIATHDLRLPRWRNCTACHQKVHGSNVNGALLR